The proteins below are encoded in one region of Kogia breviceps isolate mKogBre1 chromosome 8, mKogBre1 haplotype 1, whole genome shotgun sequence:
- the AIF1L gene encoding allograft inflammatory factor 1-like isoform X1 — protein MSVALSNRFQGGKAFGLLKARQERRLAEINREFLCDQKYSDEENLPEKLAAFKEKYMEFDLNNEGEIDLMSLKRMMEKLGVPKTHLEMKKMISEVTGGVSDTISYRDFVNVMLGKRSAVLKLVMMFEGKANESSPKPVGPPPERDIASLP, from the exons ATGTCGGTCGCGCTCAGCAACAGGTTCCAAG GAGGGAAAGCGTTCGGTTTGCTCAAAGCCCGGCAGGAGAGGAGGCTGGCCGAGATCAACCGG GAGTTCCTCTGTGACCAGAAATACAGTGATGAAGAGAACCTACCGGAAAAACTTGCAGCCTTTAAAG AGAAGTACATGGAGTTTGACCTGAACAATGAGGGCGAGATTG ACCTGATGTCTTTAAAGAGGATGATGGAGAAGCTTGGGGTCCCCAAGACCCACCTGGAGATGAAGAAGATGATCTCGGAGGTGACAGGCGGGGTCAGCGACACCATCTCCTACCGAGACTTTGTGAACGTGATGCTGGGGAAACGGTCGGCCGTCCTCAAGCT AGTCATGATGTTTGAAGGAAAAGCCAACGAGAGCAGCCCCAAGCCAGTTGGCCCCCCTCCAGAGAGAGACATTGCCAGCCTGCCCTGA
- the AIF1L gene encoding allograft inflammatory factor 1-like isoform X2, with amino-acid sequence MEFDLNNEGEIDLMSLKRMMEKLGVPKTHLEMKKMISEVTGGVSDTISYRDFVNVMLGKRSAVLKLVMMFEGKANESSPKPVGPPPERDIASLP; translated from the exons ATGGAGTTTGACCTGAACAATGAGGGCGAGATTG ACCTGATGTCTTTAAAGAGGATGATGGAGAAGCTTGGGGTCCCCAAGACCCACCTGGAGATGAAGAAGATGATCTCGGAGGTGACAGGCGGGGTCAGCGACACCATCTCCTACCGAGACTTTGTGAACGTGATGCTGGGGAAACGGTCGGCCGTCCTCAAGCT AGTCATGATGTTTGAAGGAAAAGCCAACGAGAGCAGCCCCAAGCCAGTTGGCCCCCCTCCAGAGAGAGACATTGCCAGCCTGCCCTGA